In Liquorilactobacillus hordei DSM 19519, the following proteins share a genomic window:
- a CDS encoding serine hydrolase, which yields MRKRKKRLKVYNILLFLAIVSIIIILAIKSNQKDTLASNSNNNNQTTQAQKLSSKKNKITQKLQKYLDKVTADGTASVSFYNLSPEENSTAAKKSDASLYKEGNLAVSSNASTPATSASTYKLFITAYLFNEAKNNNFSWTTSSTNGFYNMIVYSQNDFAETELQTYGLSSINSFIENQNWYSPVFTNSSAATTTAKSLQELLLQLFHGTGAFSDSTNRSKLLTLMGKQVYRTGIPAGAAEAMTGTTVTDKVGFLNDVNNDAGIVTLPNGQRYILVVMTHGHNQSGFSGFPRIAKITKKVQSIVYGN from the coding sequence TTGAGAAAAAGAAAGAAACGCTTAAAAGTATACAATATATTGCTTTTCTTAGCTATCGTAAGTATCATCATTATTTTAGCTATCAAAAGCAATCAAAAAGATACACTTGCTAGCAACTCAAACAATAACAATCAAACGACACAAGCTCAAAAACTCTCTAGCAAGAAAAACAAAATCACTCAGAAACTACAGAAATATTTAGATAAAGTTACAGCTGATGGAACTGCTAGTGTAAGTTTCTATAATCTTTCACCTGAAGAAAATAGTACTGCTGCTAAAAAAAGTGATGCTTCTTTGTATAAAGAGGGAAATCTTGCAGTTTCATCAAATGCTTCTACCCCTGCTACTTCAGCTAGTACCTATAAATTATTTATAACTGCGTATTTATTTAACGAAGCCAAAAATAATAATTTTTCTTGGACTACATCCTCTACTAATGGTTTTTACAATATGATCGTGTACAGCCAAAATGATTTTGCTGAAACTGAACTCCAAACCTATGGACTTTCTAGTATAAATAGTTTTATCGAAAACCAAAATTGGTATTCTCCAGTCTTCACTAATTCTAGTGCTGCTACTACTACTGCTAAAAGTTTACAAGAATTGTTATTGCAACTATTCCACGGAACTGGTGCATTTAGTGATTCCACCAATCGTTCCAAACTGCTAACTTTAATGGGAAAGCAAGTGTATCGCACAGGAATCCCTGCTGGTGCTGCAGAAGCAATGACTGGAACCACTGTAACTGATAAGGTTGGTTTCTTAAATGATGTAAATAATGATGCTGGGATCGTTACACTTCCAAATGGACAGAGATACATCTTGGTAGTTATGACACATGGGCATAACCAAAGTGGCTTTAGCGGGTTCCCTAGAATTGCTAAAATTACTAAAAAAGTGCAATCCATCGTATATGGTAATTAA
- a CDS encoding LysM peptidoglycan-binding domain-containing protein: MNITGVTSQNTNLNTTDTTNGSQQVNKVLFSNMIENNLNPKLTVKKGDTLWAIAKKYGTSVSTLVKDNNIANPDLIYVNQRISVNGNNNTDSNQVQKAQTTYGMTSASTVGDVQNTNESTQGSNEAAQATDLSNSEKVAQDYIVQHESGGNYNARNGKYIGKYQLDSSYLKGDYSAKNQDKVANQYVMQRYGSWTKAMEHWKKNSWY; the protein is encoded by the coding sequence GTGAATATAACAGGGGTAACAAGCCAGAATACAAACTTAAATACAACGGATACGACAAATGGTAGCCAACAGGTTAATAAGGTACTGTTCTCTAATATGATCGAAAATAACTTGAACCCAAAACTTACAGTAAAAAAAGGTGATACGTTGTGGGCAATAGCTAAAAAATATGGGACGAGTGTTAGTACGTTGGTCAAAGATAATAATATTGCTAATCCTGATTTGATCTATGTTAATCAAAGAATTAGTGTCAATGGCAATAATAATACGGATTCAAATCAAGTACAAAAGGCACAAACAACATATGGAATGACTAGTGCGTCAACAGTTGGGGATGTTCAGAATACTAATGAAAGTACTCAAGGTTCAAATGAAGCTGCCCAAGCTACAGATCTTTCCAATAGTGAAAAAGTAGCTCAAGACTATATAGTACAGCACGAATCGGGTGGCAACTATAATGCTAGAAATGGAAAATATATAGGCAAATACCAGCTTGACTCAAGCTATTTGAAGGGAGACTATTCAGCTAAAAACCAAGACAAAGTTGCAAATCAATATGTAATGCAGCGATATGGTTCTTGGACAAAAGCGATGGAACACTGGAAGAAAAATAGCTGGTATTAA
- a CDS encoding MFS transporter, whose translation MFFLKNKSTLFASMFVNMGIGLIMPITTLFIHERLKQSLIVAGYVLMAFSIAMVVGNIIGGFLLDRWKVKQTHYLGGALVCISLVMIIIWPLWSLYAFLVTLYGLGLGILNSAVNGYIAYLQKEDTNIFTNAYWLANIGMGISTFISGTLYTIGIREVFLSSLILFSVTLVIIALNFNSVEHSELKKENKPFNLSENTVSIRSLVIICLVIIFIWIGYEQWNSNISVLMLSKNISVQKYSFLFTISTFEIVIFQPLLRPVFKSNFENERLRVVVGVFMFALSYLIILDATTYWRFILGITVLSIGDVLALTTIPALINRYANDNNRASIQSISSTAGSVGRAIGPLAGGYMISQTNYNFTFIVIFVGHVMLLPLLLLLKNTSKHIS comes from the coding sequence GTGTTTTTTTTGAAGAATAAATCAACTTTGTTTGCAAGCATGTTCGTTAACATGGGAATTGGTTTAATAATGCCAATCACAACTCTATTTATTCACGAAAGATTAAAGCAAAGCTTGATTGTTGCTGGCTATGTTTTAATGGCCTTTTCGATAGCGATGGTGGTCGGAAATATAATTGGAGGCTTTTTATTAGATAGATGGAAAGTAAAACAGACGCATTACTTAGGTGGTGCGCTTGTTTGCATTTCATTAGTTATGATTATAATATGGCCGTTATGGTCGCTTTATGCTTTCTTGGTGACTCTTTATGGACTGGGATTAGGAATATTAAATTCAGCAGTTAATGGATATATTGCTTACTTACAAAAAGAAGATACAAATATCTTCACGAATGCTTACTGGTTAGCAAATATCGGAATGGGAATATCAACTTTCATATCAGGAACTTTATATACAATCGGAATTCGAGAGGTTTTCCTAAGTTCGTTAATCCTTTTTTCGGTGACCTTAGTAATTATTGCTCTTAATTTTAATTCTGTTGAGCATAGTGAGTTAAAAAAGGAAAATAAGCCATTCAATTTGAGTGAAAACACAGTATCAATTAGAAGTCTTGTGATTATATGCTTAGTAATTATCTTTATCTGGATAGGTTATGAGCAGTGGAACAGTAACATATCAGTGTTGATGTTATCTAAAAACATTTCAGTGCAAAAATATAGTTTTCTATTTACGATATCAACGTTTGAAATTGTAATTTTTCAGCCATTATTGAGACCAGTATTTAAATCAAATTTTGAAAACGAAAGATTACGGGTAGTTGTGGGTGTATTCATGTTTGCACTTTCTTATTTAATAATCTTAGATGCAACCACTTACTGGCGTTTTATCTTGGGAATAACAGTTTTGTCTATAGGTGATGTTCTAGCCTTAACAACAATTCCTGCTTTAATCAATCGCTATGCAAATGATAATAATCGTGCGTCAATTCAATCTATCAGTAGTACTGCTGGTTCGGTTGGACGTGCAATTGGGCCATTAGCAGGTGGATATATGATTTCCCAAACTAATTACAATTTCACTTTCATTGTAATCTTTGTGGGCCATGTCATGTTGCTTCCCTTATTGCTATTACTAAAGAATACTAGTAAGCATATCAGTTAA
- a CDS encoding GNAT family N-acetyltransferase translates to MNNSGRWLDVGIVIYSTENWKKGIGKKALKLWIDYIFSIVSLPHVGLTTWSGNLRMIRLAERLDLEKEAQIKKVRFWQGKYWDSIKYGILREDWVK, encoded by the coding sequence ATGAATAATTCAGGAAGATGGTTAGATGTAGGGATCGTAATTTATTCAACTGAAAATTGGAAAAAAGGGATTGGAAAAAAAGCACTCAAGTTATGGATTGACTATATTTTTTCAATCGTTTCTCTGCCACATGTTGGATTGACCACGTGGTCAGGTAATTTAAGAATGATTAGATTGGCTGAAAGACTTGACTTAGAGAAAGAGGCACAAATCAAAAAAGTCCGATTTTGGCAAGGTAAGTATTGGGATTCAATAAAATATGGTATTTTGCGAGAAGATTGGGTGAAATAG
- a CDS encoding NUDIX domain-containing protein — MNEKKYSDNFNEIWDIYNINLQKIGIKRRDTLIKGEFHLVVGVFVLDNNKVLLQKRTLSKLNNPGKWQETAGGSVLSGESIYMAASREVCEELGINLRIEADNFFFKEIRESWITFWFVVTTQLDINKLIIQKTEVDKVEFFEITKAIELLKNKGIDNTWERLKLISQMDN; from the coding sequence ATGAATGAGAAAAAGTACAGTGATAATTTCAATGAAATTTGGGATATATATAATATAAATTTGCAAAAAATTGGAATAAAAAGAAGAGACACATTAATCAAAGGAGAATTCCATCTAGTCGTTGGTGTTTTTGTTCTTGATAATAATAAGGTATTATTGCAAAAAAGAACACTAAGTAAGTTAAATAATCCTGGAAAATGGCAAGAAACAGCAGGAGGTTCTGTTCTAAGTGGCGAGAGTATCTATATGGCTGCCAGTCGTGAGGTTTGTGAGGAATTAGGAATAAATCTAAGAATAGAAGCTGACAATTTTTTCTTTAAAGAAATACGGGAAAGTTGGATAACTTTTTGGTTTGTAGTAACCACACAACTTGATATTAATAAATTAATTATTCAAAAAACAGAAGTTGATAAAGTGGAATTTTTTGAAATTACTAAGGCGATTGAATTGTTAAAAAACAAAGGAATTGATAATACCTGGGAGAGATTGAAATTAATTTCGCAGATGGATAATTAG
- a CDS encoding RpiB/LacA/LacB family sugar-phosphate isomerase, with translation MKIVLASDHAGVALKKEVSELLVSMGHEVNDLGPFSSDAVDLSDYVYPAALEVAKKKADRGIFIDGVGYGSALIANRVLGVDAVVCQDPFCAKLARQHTDSNVLCLGGKIIGSAIALDIVNVWMTTDFLAQEKYIRRVNKVKEISKKHLRSLDEI, from the coding sequence GTGAAAATAGTTTTAGCAAGTGATCATGCTGGTGTTGCATTAAAGAAAGAAGTTAGTGAACTTTTGGTTTCAATGGGTCATGAGGTCAATGATTTAGGGCCATTCAGCAGTGATGCAGTAGACTTGTCAGATTATGTATATCCTGCTGCGCTGGAAGTTGCAAAGAAAAAGGCAGATCGAGGTATTTTTATAGACGGAGTTGGATATGGTAGTGCATTGATTGCTAACCGTGTTCTTGGAGTTGATGCTGTCGTATGTCAAGACCCATTTTGTGCGAAATTAGCAAGACAACATACGGATAGTAATGTGTTATGTTTGGGTGGCAAAATTATTGGTTCAGCCATTGCTTTAGATATTGTTAATGTTTGGATGACAACAGACTTCTTAGCACAAGAGAAATATATTCGCAGAGTGAACAAGGTTAAGGAAATTTCAAAGAAGCACTTACGTTCATTAGATGAGATCTAA
- a CDS encoding polysaccharide biosynthesis C-terminal domain-containing protein, protein MKILKNYIYNVGYNLLTIILPIFTMPYVTGILSPKSIGINTATNATITYFLLAGSLGINIYGSREIAANRDDQKKTSQIFWEIEFLQFITITISVGCFIVFLSFQKQYQNYLLIQSVALIAGLFDISWFFMGLEDFKKTVLRNFMVKIGSAILIFTLIKDKNDLGLYIAILSFSQLVGNVTMWPYLRKLVDFPEIKNLRIFRHLRPAISLFIPQVAIMIYLTVNKTMIWKIDSVTASGFYDYTDKIIKITLAVVTSLGVVLLPRMTNLFSKNEHGKIERYLKYSATAMLCISIAITMGIAAVGQTFVNCFFKPAYHEIGILMIIEAPVIVLIAMSNLIGQQFLIPTRRNKEFTLSVTYGAISNIILNVPAIMLWGVRGAMAATVVAEFVVTYYQIMVYRKTMSVRKLFEGSWKYLVAAVIMFIPTFYLSNQLESGYRNYRNLLIEIMVGMVIYITANIILRTPAVKIFREFVQNNLKNKIRGK, encoded by the coding sequence ATGAAAATCTTGAAAAATTATATTTACAATGTTGGTTATAATTTATTGACGATTATTTTACCGATATTCACTATGCCTTACGTTACGGGAATATTGTCACCAAAATCAATTGGAATTAATACAGCAACGAATGCAACAATTACTTATTTTTTATTAGCTGGTTCATTGGGAATCAATATATATGGTAGTAGGGAAATTGCCGCAAATCGTGATGACCAGAAGAAAACCTCACAAATTTTTTGGGAAATTGAGTTCTTACAATTCATAACAATCACAATTTCTGTTGGATGTTTCATAGTTTTCTTAAGCTTTCAAAAGCAATATCAAAATTATTTACTTATCCAGTCAGTAGCACTTATAGCTGGACTGTTTGATATCTCTTGGTTTTTCATGGGATTGGAGGACTTTAAGAAAACAGTTTTAAGAAATTTCATGGTTAAGATTGGTTCTGCAATTCTGATATTTACGCTGATAAAAGACAAAAATGACTTAGGTCTTTATATCGCAATTCTTTCATTTTCACAGTTAGTGGGTAATGTGACGATGTGGCCTTATTTACGAAAGCTTGTAGATTTTCCAGAAATTAAAAATTTAAGAATATTTAGGCATTTACGTCCAGCCATTAGTTTATTTATACCTCAAGTTGCGATTATGATTTACTTAACTGTAAATAAAACAATGATTTGGAAAATCGATTCAGTCACAGCAAGTGGTTTTTATGACTATACTGACAAAATTATAAAAATAACGTTAGCAGTAGTTACATCCTTAGGAGTAGTCTTATTACCTAGAATGACTAATTTATTTAGCAAGAATGAACATGGGAAAATAGAGAGATACTTAAAATATTCTGCTACAGCGATGCTATGTATTTCTATTGCAATAACAATGGGAATTGCGGCGGTTGGGCAAACATTTGTTAATTGTTTTTTTAAACCGGCATACCATGAGATTGGAATACTGATGATAATAGAAGCCCCTGTAATTGTTTTAATTGCCATGAGTAATCTGATTGGGCAACAATTTTTAATACCAACAAGACGAAACAAGGAATTTACATTATCAGTTACGTATGGTGCAATTAGCAATATTATTTTAAATGTTCCAGCTATTATGCTCTGGGGAGTAAGGGGGGCGATGGCCGCAACTGTTGTCGCAGAATTTGTGGTAACATACTATCAAATTATGGTGTATAGAAAAACAATGAGTGTACGGAAACTATTCGAAGGTTCATGGAAGTATCTAGTTGCAGCAGTAATTATGTTTATACCTACGTTTTATCTCAGCAACCAATTAGAATCCGGTTATCGTAATTACCGCAACTTATTAATTGAGATTATGGTTGGTATGGTTATTTATATAACAGCTAACATTATTTTAAGGACACCAGCAGTGAAAATTTTTCGTGAATTTGTTCAAAATAATCTTAAAAATAAAATAAGAGGCAAATGA
- a CDS encoding MazG nucleotide pyrophosphohydrolase domain-containing protein yields MTIDEHQDWLVDFYKGRDWYRFSPMNRLVFLSEEIGELSRAVRTIELNGRDHPGDKVLTTDERMNNLKEELADCFDQLLIVSSQYGIRYSDLSNYSENKLKERFKTK; encoded by the coding sequence ATGACGATTGACGAGCATCAAGATTGGTTAGTTGACTTCTATAAGGGACGCGACTGGTATCGCTTTTCACCAATGAATCGCCTAGTTTTTCTAAGTGAGGAGATTGGTGAACTTTCGAGGGCTGTGAGAACAATCGAGCTTAACGGAAGAGATCATCCAGGTGATAAAGTTTTGACTACTGACGAACGTATGAATAATTTAAAAGAAGAACTCGCTGATTGTTTTGACCAATTACTAATTGTTAGTTCGCAGTATGGAATTAGGTATTCGGACCTTAGTAATTATAGTGAAAATAAATTAAAAGAAAGATTTAAGACAAAGTAA
- a CDS encoding M42 family metallopeptidase, translating to MTKKQNLELIEELSNAYGVSGFEHNVSAIVQKYAKRYATVSRDSMCNTFIKPEAADNRPTMMLDAHLDEVGFMIQAIKPNGTASFVTVGGWVPANVTAERVRIKNQEGQWIPGIVATKPPHYMTAAERKQPVEIANLVIDFGTISAAETIDLLKVNTGCPVVPDVTWEYNEKLDIMMGKAFDNRIGTAVVLTAIERLTQKKEKLGVNVVGALAAQEEVGCRGAKVTVRKVKPDIAICLDGCPADDTFTPDWLIQTGMKRGPMLRDMDTTFIATPAFQSLAVATAEENNIPYTRAVRTGGGVNASELLVYEGVPTICIGIPVRYEHTHHTIVAYEDFENTVDLVVAIVEKLNVSIISEF from the coding sequence ATGACGAAAAAACAAAATCTAGAATTAATTGAAGAACTTTCGAATGCTTATGGTGTTTCAGGTTTTGAACATAACGTTTCGGCAATCGTTCAGAAATATGCTAAAAGATATGCAACTGTATCGAGGGATTCGATGTGTAATACTTTTATAAAACCAGAGGCTGCTGATAATAGACCAACAATGATGTTAGATGCACATTTGGATGAAGTTGGTTTCATGATACAGGCAATTAAGCCTAACGGAACTGCCTCATTTGTGACTGTCGGCGGTTGGGTGCCTGCAAATGTGACTGCTGAACGAGTAAGGATTAAAAATCAAGAGGGGCAATGGATTCCTGGAATTGTAGCAACAAAACCACCGCATTACATGACTGCTGCAGAGAGAAAACAGCCTGTAGAAATTGCTAATTTAGTAATTGATTTTGGAACGATTTCTGCCGCAGAAACAATTGATCTTTTGAAAGTCAATACTGGTTGCCCAGTCGTACCCGATGTTACTTGGGAGTATAATGAAAAGTTAGATATTATGATGGGAAAAGCATTTGATAATCGTATCGGAACAGCTGTTGTACTAACTGCAATTGAACGTTTGACACAAAAAAAAGAAAAACTCGGGGTTAATGTAGTTGGAGCTCTTGCTGCTCAAGAAGAAGTAGGATGTCGTGGTGCAAAGGTTACAGTGAGAAAGGTCAAACCTGATATTGCAATTTGTTTAGATGGTTGCCCAGCAGATGATACCTTTACACCAGACTGGTTGATTCAAACAGGGATGAAGCGTGGCCCAATGCTTCGTGATATGGATACAACTTTTATTGCAACTCCTGCATTTCAGTCTTTAGCTGTTGCAACAGCCGAAGAAAATAATATTCCGTATACACGAGCAGTACGAACTGGTGGTGGAGTGAATGCAAGTGAGTTGCTAGTATATGAAGGGGTTCCGACCATTTGCATAGGTATTCCGGTTCGCTATGAACATACACATCATACGATTGTGGCTTACGAAGATTTTGAAAACACTGTAGATTTGGTAGTTGCAATCGTTGAAAAGTTAAATGTGTCGATAATTTCTGAATTTTAA
- the thiD gene encoding bifunctional hydroxymethylpyrimidine kinase/phosphomethylpyrimidine kinase, producing the protein MANEYPQVMTIAGSDSDGSAGMQADLHTFFTRKVYGISVMTACVAGNSYGIHASISLPLDFINQEFADIAADFKVKAAKTGMLADSSLIKNVVQNYKEYDFGPLVVDPVIMTKHGNMLLEESAFETLRELLVPLATVITPNFYESEKLADMKINNDDDLVTAAHKLQQMGAKNVVAKGYHQDSNQTEVRDFVLLESGKSFWLSAPYHHTTHINGTGDSLSACIAAEIAKGTDIEQAIRIAKNYVNTAIWNEIAVGHKFGPINHWAPKSE; encoded by the coding sequence ATGGCAAATGAGTACCCACAAGTAATGACGATTGCTGGTTCAGATAGTGATGGTAGTGCTGGAATGCAAGCAGATTTGCATACTTTTTTTACAAGAAAAGTATATGGAATATCTGTGATGACTGCATGTGTTGCGGGAAATTCGTATGGAATTCATGCGAGCATTTCTCTTCCTTTAGACTTCATTAATCAAGAATTTGCAGACATTGCAGCAGATTTTAAAGTTAAGGCAGCAAAGACAGGAATGCTAGCTGATTCTAGTTTAATTAAAAATGTAGTCCAAAATTATAAAGAATATGATTTTGGGCCACTGGTTGTTGATCCGGTTATTATGACGAAACATGGCAATATGTTACTGGAGGAGAGTGCTTTTGAAACTCTAAGAGAATTGCTGGTGCCGCTTGCAACGGTGATTACTCCAAATTTTTATGAATCAGAGAAATTAGCTGATATGAAAATAAATAATGATGATGATTTAGTGACTGCTGCTCATAAGTTACAGCAGATGGGGGCAAAAAATGTTGTTGCCAAAGGATATCATCAAGATTCGAATCAGACAGAAGTCCGCGACTTTGTTTTACTGGAATCTGGCAAGAGCTTTTGGTTGAGTGCTCCCTATCATCATACGACACATATTAACGGGACGGGTGATTCGTTATCGGCATGTATTGCAGCAGAAATAGCTAAAGGAACTGATATTGAACAAGCAATTCGAATTGCTAAAAATTATGTAAATACTGCAATTTGGAATGAAATAGCGGTTGGACATAAATTTGGTCCTATCAACCATTGGGCACCAAAAAGTGAATAA
- a CDS encoding helix-turn-helix domain-containing protein: protein MNNIGPLIKKIRTDKNLTQKNVSAGIMSRSHLSELENGKYFPSYEKMLGLLQNLDISLMEFQTELGNNYSLKDRTYIETTNKLSTEQKIDELADYLKKIFTSEVAQKSIRLQIKRLNMLGLVELTRNNQITVENYQPIFNYLLSCKNWHEFEIRTLANSIFLANFEVAKVLAKQFEKKSKKLNFKNYIDKVILFFNNLAELALRKGEYLLALTYAKNAQKMAHDNNKIYYLLIANVLANLSNLTLDATDNTYLQEIDKNIAIFRTLSYPEVADSLQNLVELVLSHKYVN from the coding sequence ATGAACAATATTGGTCCACTTATTAAAAAAATCAGAACTGACAAGAATTTGACTCAAAAAAATGTGTCCGCAGGTATAATGTCTCGTTCCCACCTTTCTGAATTAGAGAATGGTAAATACTTCCCCTCATATGAAAAAATGTTGGGGTTATTGCAAAATCTTGATATTTCACTGATGGAATTTCAAACAGAACTTGGTAATAATTACTCCCTCAAAGATAGAACCTATATAGAAACAACTAACAAGTTATCTACAGAACAAAAAATTGATGAATTAGCAGATTATCTTAAAAAAATATTTACTTCTGAGGTAGCACAGAAAAGTATCCGGCTGCAAATTAAACGTCTAAACATGTTAGGGTTAGTTGAATTGACTCGAAATAACCAAATAACTGTTGAGAATTACCAACCTATCTTCAACTATTTATTGTCTTGTAAAAATTGGCATGAATTTGAAATCCGAACGCTTGCTAACTCAATTTTTCTAGCAAATTTTGAAGTTGCAAAAGTACTTGCAAAACAATTTGAGAAAAAATCAAAGAAATTAAATTTTAAGAATTACATCGATAAAGTGATTCTCTTCTTCAATAATTTAGCTGAATTGGCACTAAGAAAGGGTGAATATCTACTCGCATTAACATACGCTAAAAATGCTCAGAAAATGGCGCATGACAATAATAAAATATATTATCTGCTAATAGCTAATGTACTTGCAAATTTGTCAAATTTAACATTAGATGCTACAGATAATACCTATCTGCAAGAAATTGACAAAAATATTGCTATTTTTAGAACTCTTTCATATCCAGAAGTTGCGGACAGTTTGCAAAATCTAGTTGAGCTAGTACTTAGTCACAAATATGTGAATTAA
- the galE gene encoding UDP-glucose 4-epimerase GalE, with translation MSLLVLGGAGYIGSHMVKRLLEEKEDVIVIDDLSKGHEKAVDKGAVFIKGDIRDKNLLRSVFEKYKIEAVFHFCAYMQIPESLVKPNDYFDNNIYGLIALIDVMKDFKINKLIFSSSAAVYGIPESSPINEETSKSPINPYGLTKLVMEQMMKWNGSAYGINWLAFRYFNVAGAQMDCSIGEDHHPESHLIPIVLEAAAGKREYVAMCGNDYATRDGYNIRDYVHVIDLVDAHYLGLTYLRKGGKSDVFNIGSKHGYSVKEVVDAVSEQTGINFKVINAPRRGGDPDELVADSEKIRHVLGWNPRYSDINTMIQSAWNWTKMHPNGFKQ, from the coding sequence ATGAGTTTATTAGTTTTAGGTGGAGCAGGATATATTGGTTCGCATATGGTTAAGCGGTTGTTGGAAGAAAAAGAAGATGTAATTGTTATCGATGATTTATCTAAAGGTCATGAAAAAGCAGTTGATAAAGGAGCTGTATTTATTAAAGGAGACATTCGTGATAAGAATTTATTGCGCAGTGTTTTTGAAAAATATAAAATTGAAGCTGTCTTTCATTTTTGTGCGTACATGCAGATACCAGAATCATTGGTAAAGCCAAATGATTATTTTGATAATAATATTTATGGCTTAATTGCATTGATTGACGTAATGAAAGATTTCAAGATAAACAAATTAATTTTTTCTTCTTCGGCAGCTGTTTATGGGATTCCTGAAAGTAGTCCAATTAATGAGGAAACAAGTAAAAGTCCAATTAATCCATATGGTCTAACCAAGTTAGTAATGGAACAAATGATGAAGTGGAATGGAAGTGCTTATGGAATCAATTGGTTAGCATTTCGTTATTTTAATGTTGCTGGGGCACAAATGGATTGCAGTATTGGGGAAGACCATCACCCAGAATCACATCTGATTCCAATTGTGCTTGAAGCGGCTGCAGGTAAACGGGAATATGTTGCAATGTGTGGTAATGATTATGCAACGAGAGATGGATATAATATTCGTGATTATGTTCATGTTATTGATTTAGTAGATGCACATTATTTGGGACTAACATATTTACGTAAGGGTGGTAAAAGTGACGTTTTCAATATAGGATCAAAACATGGATACTCTGTTAAGGAGGTTGTTGATGCCGTGAGCGAGCAAACAGGAATTAATTTTAAAGTTATTAACGCACCAAGAAGAGGTGGGGATCCTGATGAACTTGTGGCTGATAGTGAAAAAATTAGGCACGTTTTGGGATGGAATCCACGCTATAGCGACATCAATACGATGATTCAATCTGCATGGAATTGGACCAAAATGCATCCTAATGGATTTAAACAATAA
- a CDS encoding copper homeostasis protein CutC, with translation MVIIFEVCCGSYQDALNAAAGGASRIELNSALYLGGLTPSTASLKLIKSKTKLKVICMVRPRPAGFCYNNYEFEQMLFETENLLENGADGIAFGCLNSDYTINTNQVERMSDLINKYKAESVFHRAFDCVGEPLKAVEILVNFKIKRLLTSGQKATALEGIELIKQLQKKYGQQIEILAGSGINSANAAEILQYTGISQLHATCKSYKEDNTTTAIGVSYGYLKGQLLNSYEEVDPSIVKKIVTVIDKKV, from the coding sequence ATGGTTATTATATTTGAAGTTTGTTGTGGCAGCTACCAAGATGCTTTAAATGCTGCAGCTGGTGGTGCTAGCCGAATTGAGTTAAACAGTGCATTATACTTAGGAGGATTGACACCGAGTACCGCAAGTTTAAAACTAATAAAGTCAAAAACAAAGTTAAAAGTGATTTGTATGGTAAGACCAAGACCAGCAGGCTTTTGTTATAATAATTATGAATTTGAGCAAATGCTATTTGAAACAGAAAACTTGCTTGAAAATGGTGCAGATGGGATTGCTTTTGGATGCTTGAATAGTGACTATACTATTAATACAAATCAAGTTGAGAGAATGAGTGATTTGATTAATAAATACAAAGCAGAAAGCGTCTTTCATCGTGCATTTGACTGCGTTGGCGAACCATTAAAGGCAGTCGAGATATTGGTGAATTTCAAAATAAAGCGTCTTTTAACGAGTGGTCAAAAAGCAACTGCTCTTGAGGGAATAGAGTTAATTAAGCAACTGCAAAAAAAATACGGTCAACAAATTGAAATTTTAGCTGGTAGTGGTATTAATAGTGCAAATGCAGCAGAAATATTGCAATATACAGGAATAAGTCAATTACATGCAACTTGCAAAAGTTATAAAGAAGATAATACAACAACTGCAATCGGTGTTTCTTATGGATATTTAAAGGGCCAATTGCTTAATTCATATGAAGAGGTTGATCCTTCAATAGTAAAAAAAATAGTTACGGTTATCGATAAAAAAGTATAG